The following are from one region of the Oreochromis aureus strain Israel breed Guangdong linkage group 1, ZZ_aureus, whole genome shotgun sequence genome:
- the LOC116329704 gene encoding ankyrin repeat and BTB/POZ domain-containing protein 2-like, giving the protein MSNNVLIRSLEGLCLDSGYMTGENCPSLSLSSSGRSGHSQPHINTPHRGPSWQHAGSLYSRNGSWDTVSTLPEDVTDILAKCPFLPELEEYPWIEQELLEVVRKVTGSRASYTREAVHRLSVLLRRALVRISREAQRLSELHRRCTRLEVQSAVRLVLSWGLAEKCISSAVKAVSLYCMNSGNTARQRGKSSRCGLTLSVGRFFRWMVETRVSVRVDEYAAVCLAACVETLAEEVAGRGLQAARRTAEQEGGQIDGVICGPVTTELLDGAVSNDAELWGLLQVYEHLICGKNASGELSLPAHISPYTESREDVYIQMELRMLEQALLATCVGSIGELSDLVCRAMHHMQRLRSSSPSISHSSSANQMPVSWAPDALRTLYYFLSSPQMESLENPNLDPPTTTLSRERPFLLLPPLMEWIRVAVVHTEHRHSLLVDSDDVRQAARQLLPGLDCEPRQLRPECCFQLFKCLDAEAASAKFQLDLGFRMLSCGRADLLHHAARLLGAEGVNTIDDQGMSPLMYASAAGDEALVQMLIEAGAHLDMQVPGSSAKHPSVYPGSRHWVALTFAVLHSHLSVAQLLLEAGADVEGGALLDSQESSAETPLQLAAAAGYYDMVSLLLAHGADPLIKVHHGNSPLYEDMNCFSYAAAHGHRNILRRLLQQPQQTKEDILSLEEILAEGVEDEEEEEVKISTQPLAPDPPSIVPSLCKNRMKALQQAAYYSAEHGYLDVTMELTDMGVPWRLHIWLESLLRAQQLCRDDVIISLLTEFASIRTEDYSPGLLSTGIPLMFSMLETSKDYVVTKRLATVFSLCYGSSPVPPVPPLDVTLSTQLDIHFLNNKEMSDVTFMVDGRPFFAHRVLLMSASDRFRQLLTDSPDNIVHINHMTYGTFQMIMTSLYCGGTEGLSVSPSEALKLLPVATFYQLRGLQRCCEMSLSQSLTLDSAVSIYKAAKHHGAAELCRFCEGFFLQNMDQLLDREDFHSLLLGGLSQELLYPGLGTRSGVDQDQDLPVLLRDLENVLIQRLYILHSACRE; this is encoded by the exons ATGTCCAACAATGTGTTGATTAGAAGCCTAGAGGGCCTGTGCCTGGATTCGGGTTATATGACGGGGGAGAACTGCCCGTCACTCAGCCTGTCCTCCTCGGGCAGGTCGGGGCACTCGCAGCCACATATTAACACACCTCACCGGGGTCCCAGCTGGCAGCACGCCGGCTCCCTGTACAGCAGAAACGGCAGCTGGGACACTGTGAGCACGCTGCCGGAGGACGTGACAGATATCCTAGCTAAATGCCCCTTTCTGCCCGAGCTGGAAGAGTATCCCTGGATCGAACAGGAGCTGCTGGAAGTTGTGCGTAAAGTTACCGGCTCGCGTGCGTCATACACGAGGGAAGCGGTCCACCGGCTCTCTGTCCTGCTCCGGAGAGCTTTGGTGCGCATCTCCCGGGAGGCTCAGCGTCTGAGTGAGCTGCACAGGCGGTGCACACGGCTGGAAGTGCAGAGCGCAGTGAGGCTGGTGTTGAGCTGGGGTCTTGCCGAGAAGTGCATCTCATCTGCTGTGAAGGCGGTGTCCCTGTACTGCATGAACTCCGGCAACACCGCGCGTCAGCGCGGCAAGTCCTCGCGCTGCGGGCTCACGCTCTCCGTGGGCCGTTTCTTTAGGTGGATGGTGGAAACGCGGGTGTCGGTTCGCGTGGACGAGTACGCTGCAGTGTGCCTGGCAGCCTGTGTCGAAACTTTGGCGGAGGAAGTGGCAGGACGTGGGCTGCAGGCGGCGAGGCGGACAGCGGAACAGGAGGGAGGGCAGATCGACGGGGTCATCTGCGGTCCGGTGACCACCGAGCTGCTGGATGGAGCTGTGAGCAACGATGCAGAGCTGTGGGGGCTGCTGCAGGTCTACGAGCATCTCATATGTGGCAAAAATGCCAGTG GTGAGCTGTCACTCCCAGCCCACATCAGCCcatacacagagagcagggAAGATGTCTACATCCAGATGGAGCTGCGGATGTTGGAGCAGGCGCTCCTTGCCACCTGCGTTGGCAGCATTGGAGAGCTCA GTGATCTGGTGTGTCGAGCAATGCACCACATGCAGCGTCTAAGAAGCTCGAGTCCCTCCATCAGCCACTCTtcctcagccaatcagatgccAGTATCCTGGGCTCCAGATGCCCTCCGCACACTCTACTACTTCCTGTCCAGCCCACAGATGGAATCATTGGAGAATCCCAACCTTGACCCTCCAACCACGACACTGAGCagagagag GCCATTCCTgctcctccctcctctcatGGAGTGGATCCGTGTTGCCGTGGTGCACACTGAACATCGCCATAGCCTATTGGTCGATAGTGATGATGTCAGACAGGCGGCCAGACAGCTTTTGCCAGGACTAGACTGTGAGCCCAGGCAGCTGAG GCCAGAGTGCTGTTTCCAGTTGTTTAAATGTCTGGATGCAGAAGCTGCTTCAGCTAAATTCCAGTTGGATTTAGGATTCAGGATGCTCTCGTGTGGCCGAGCAGACCTGCTCCACCACGCCGCCCGGCTTCTAGGAGCTGAAGGTGTCAACACTATAGACGATCAG GGAATGAGCCCTCTAATGTACGCCTCAGCAGCAGGAGATGAGGCACTAGTGCAGATGCTTATTGAAGCCGGAGCTCACCTGGACATGCAG GTCCCTGGCAGCTCTGCCAAACATCCGTCTGTTTACCCAGGCAGTCGGCACTGGGTGGCCTTAACATTTGCTGTGCTTCACAGTCACCTGTCCGTGGCTCAG CTGCTTTTGGAGGCCGGTGCAGACGTGGAGGGTGGAGCCTTGCTGGACAGTCAGGAGAGCTCAGCTGAGACACCGCTACAGCTGGCTGCTGCAGCAG GTTACTACGACATGGTTAGCCTGCTGCTCGCTCACGGAGCAGACCCTCTGATcaaagtgcatcatgggaattcaCCGCTGTATGAAGACATGAACTGCTTTAGCTATGCAGCAGCACATGGGCACAG AAACATCCTCAGGAGGCTTCTGCAGCAGCCACAGCAAACGAAGGAGGACATCCTCTCTCTGGAAGAGATCCTGGCTGAAGGagtggaggatgaggaggaagaggaagtaaAAATTTCAACACAGCCTCTAGCTCCTGACCCTCCAAGCATTGTTCCGAGTTTGTGTAAGAACAGGATGAAAGCCCTGCAGCAGGCAGCCTACTACAGCGCGGAGCACGGCTACCTGGACGTCACCATGGAGCTCACAGACATGG GTGTCCCCTGGAGGCTGCACATCTGGTTAGAGTCTCTGCTCAGAGCCCAACAGCTGTGTAGGGACGATGTCATCATTTCCCTCCTCACAGAGTTCGCCTCTATCAGGACGGAGGACTACAGCCCCGGGCTTCTCTCCACAGGCATCCCGCTCATGTTCAGCATGTTGGAGACCAGCAAG GACTACGTGGTAACAAAGCGTCTGGCGactgtcttttctctctgctACGGCTCGTCTCCCGTTCCTCCGGTCCCACCTTTGGACGTCACTCTGTCCACACAGCTGG ATATTCATTTTCTGAACAACAAAGAGATGTCAGATGTGACATTCATGGTGGACGGACGCCCATTCTTTGCACACCGAGTGCTGCTGATGTCTGCGTCAGACAG GTTTCGCCAGCTGCTCACAGATTCCCCCGATAACATCGTCCACATCAATCACATGACCTACGGCACCTTCCAG ATGATAATGACGTCTCTGTACTGTGGAGGAACTGAGGGGCtgtctgtgtctccctctgaAGCCTTGAAG CTGTTGCCAGTGGCCACTTTCTACCAGCTCCGAGGTCTGCAAAGATGCTGTGAAATGTCACTGTCGCAAAGCCTTACTCTGGACAGTGCTGTCAGCATCTACAAGGCTGCTAAG CACCACGGAGCAGCTGAACTCTGCAGGTTTTGTGAAGGATTCTTCCTGCAGAACATGGATCAgctcctggacagggaggactTCCACAGCCTGCTGCTAGGAGGTCTCAGTCAAGAGCTGCTATACCCAGGGCTGGGCACCCGGTCTGGAGTGGACCAAGATCAGGATCTACCGGTCCTCCTAAGGGACTTGGAGAATGTACTTATCCAGAGACTTTATATCCTCCACTCTGCATGTCGAGAGTAG